One region of Oryza sativa Japonica Group chromosome 5, ASM3414082v1 genomic DNA includes:
- the LOC4339760 gene encoding uncharacterized protein yields the protein MVKLATAREARMYGPALAVRRWEYINAGAYVFAALLLAVALAALSAGGGGGGGASRAALAVAAVALALVAAVNAHDLAAHLAGVDCRVGLVRYDAQLGLVELLVPALHVAGCVLAVVAMAFLLSQGERETHAANTLLAAALVWLLGSILNSCQVYERADGRAQLLQSSVQVPMLLGSLLFLVGAVVNRRRRPEPPVLVGRSWAWTMCVLGSVLWLVAAVFNMGKVFVMHQSDAPRLEKLRGGAQERLSRDREGRLPLNWEEAARSRRVALPAELR from the exons ATGGTGAAGCTAGCCACCGCCAGGGAGGCGCGCATGTACGGTCCGGCGCTGGCCGTGCGGCGGTGGGAGTACATCAACGCCGGGGCGTACGTGTTCGCGGCGCTGCTCTTGGCCGTGGCGCTCGCGGCGCTGTccgcgggcggcgggggcgggggcggggccaGCAGGGCGGCgctcgccgtggccgccgtgGCGCtggcgctcgtcgccgccgtcaacgCGCACGACCTCGCGGCGCACCTCGCCGGCGTGGACTGCCGCGTGGGGCTGGTCAGGTACGACGCCCAGCTCGGCCTCGTGGAGCTCCTCGTGCCGGCGCTGCACGTGGCTGGGtgcgtcctcgccgtcgtcgccatggcCTTTCTGCTCTCCCAG GGCGAGAGGGAGACGCACGCGGCGAACACGCTGCTCGCCGCGGCGCTGGTGTGGCTGCTGGGGTCGATACTCAACTCGTGCCAGGTGTACGAGCGCGCCGACGGGCGGGCGCAGCTGCTGCAGTCGAGCGTGCAGGTGCCGATGCTTCTCGGGAGCCTGCTCTTCCTGGTCGGCGCCGTCGTCAACCGCCGACGACGCCCCGAGCCGCCGGTGCTAGTG GGGCGGAGCTGGGCGTGGACGATGTGCGTGTTGGGGAGCGTGCTGtggctggtggcggcggtgttCAACATGGGGAAGGTGTTCGTGATGCACCAGAGCGACGCGCCGCGGCTGGAGAagctgcgcggcggcgcgcaggaGCGGCTGAGCCGTGACCGGGAGGGACGCTTGCCGCTCAACTGGGAGGAGGCCGCTAGGAGCCGGAGGGTTGCGCTGCCCGCCGAGCTGCGCTGA